A single window of Bos javanicus breed banteng chromosome 19, ARS-OSU_banteng_1.0, whole genome shotgun sequence DNA harbors:
- the CBX2 gene encoding chromobox protein homolog 2 isoform X1, giving the protein MEELSSVGEQVFAAECILSKRLRKGKLEYLVKWRGWSSKHNSWEPEENILDPRLLLAFQKKEHEKEVQNRKRGKRPRGRPRKHTVMSSCSRHSKLKESDAPSKSKSSSSSSSSTSSSSSSEEEEDSDLDAKRGPRGRETHPVPQKKAQILVAKPELKDPIRKKRGRKPLPPEQKAARRPVSLAKVLKTARKDLGAPAGKLPPPLSAPVAGLAALKAHAKEACGGPSAMATPENLASLMKGMAGSPSRGGISWQSSIVHYMNRMSQSQAQAAGRLALRAPATGKCSLGLDLKMRTQKGELGISPPGNKVPKTPSGAVEQKIGSTGGPPHVHSGNKVLAGCLGPQPAPPQELSLQVLDLQSVKNGTPAGGMVVRHAPATKGVPATNPATGKGAGGGPTAGSGTGLPTDVSKGEKLVSRAAAMPTPAGKRDCGKGSTAPGQEGHPTSGEARKTAALSEMSTGEENSSSDSDPDSASLPSAGQNLSVSVQTSQDWKPTRSLIEHVFVTDVTANLITVTVKESPTSVGFFNLRHY; this is encoded by the exons ATGGAGGAGCTGAGCAGCGTGGGCGAGCAGGTCTTCGCCGCCGAATGCATCTTGAGCAAGCGGCTCCGCAAG GGCAAGCTGGAGTACCTGGTCAAGTGGCGCGGCTGGTCCTCCAA ACACAACAGCTGGGAGCCAGAGGAAAATATCCTGGACCCGAGGCTGCTCTTGGCCTTCCAGAAGAA GGAACACGAGAAGGAGGTGCAGAACCGGAAGAGAGGCAAGCGGCCCAGGGGCAGGCCGAGGAAGCACACCGTGATGTCCTCCTGCAGCCGACACTCCAAGCTCAAG GAATCTGACGCCCCTTCCAAATCTAAATCCAGcagctcttcctcttcctccacgtcctcctcttcctcctcagaggaagaggaggacagTGACCTAGATGCCAAGAGGGGCCCACGGGGCCGCGAGACTCACCCGGTGCCTCAAAAGAAGGCCCAGATCCTGGTAGCCAAGCCTGAACTGAAGGACCCCATCCGGAAGAAGCGGGGCCGCAAGCCCCTGCCCCCGGAGCAGAAGGCAGCCCGGAGGCCCGTGAGCCTGGCCAAGGTACTAAAGACGGCCCGGAAGGACCTGGGGGCACCCGCAGGCAAGCTGCCCCCTCCACTCAGCGCCCCTGTGGCCGGCCTGGCGGCCCTGAAGGCCCATGCCAAGGAGGCTTGTGGTGGCCCCAGTGCCATGGCCACCCCGGAGAACTTGGCCAGCCTGATGAAGGGCATGGCCGGCAGCCCCAGCCGTGGGGGCATCAGCTGGCAGAGCTCCATCGTGCACTACATGAACCGGATGAGCCAGAGCCAGGCCCAGGCTGCCGGCAGACTGGCCCTCAGGGCCCCAGCGACCGGCAAGTGCAGCCTCGGGCTGGACCTCAAGATGAGGACGCAGAAGGGGGAGCTGGGGATAAGCCCCCCAGGAAACAAAGTCCCAAAGACCCCGAGTGGAGCTGTAGAGCAGAAAATAGGGAGCACAGGAGGGCCCCCGCACGTCCACAGTGGCAACAAGGTCCTTGCTGGGTGCCTGGGCCCCCAGCCTGCACCCCCCCAGGAGCTAAGCCTCCAGGTCTTGGACTTACAGAGTGTCAAGAATGGCACGCCAGCAGGGGGCATGGTCGTCCGCCACGCCCCAGCCACCAAGGGCGTTCCTGCCACCAACCCAGCCACTGGGAAGGGTGCTGGGGGCGGCCCCACTGCAGGAAGTGGGACCGGCCTGCCCACCGATGTCAGCAAGGGTGAAAAGCTGGTCTCCAGAGCGGCCGCCATGCCCACCCCTGCAGGCAAGAGGGACTGTGGGAAGGGCAGCACGGCCCCCGGGCAGGAGGGCCACCCGACGTCAGGAGAAGCGCGGAAGACAGCTGCACTCTCTGAGATGAGTACCGGTGAGGAGAACAGCAGCTCCGACTCGGACCCTGACTCGGCCTCCCTGCCCAGCGCCGGGCAGAACCTCTCCGTGTCCGTCCAGACCAGCCAGGACTGGAAACCCACCCGCAGCCTCATCGAGCACGTCTTCGTCACCGACGTCACCGCCAACCTCATCACCGTTACGGTGAAGGAGTCTCCCACCAGTGTGGGCTTCTTCAACCTGAGACATTACTGA
- the CBX8 gene encoding chromobox protein homolog 8 gives MELSAVGERVFAAEALLKRRIRKGRMEYLVKWKGWSQKYSTWEPEENILDARLLAAFEEREREMELYGPKKRGPKPKTFLLKAQAKAKAKTYEFRSDSARGIRIPYPGRSPQELASTSRSREGLRNMGLSPPGSSSSTSSTCRVEPPRDRERDRERERERERERERERGTSRADDKPSSPGDSSKKRGPKPRKELLDPSQRPLGEPSDGLGDYLKGRKLDDTASGAGKFPAGHSVIQLARRQDSDLAQCGVASPSPAEATGKLAVDTFPARVIKHRAAFLEAKGQGTLDPGGPRVRHGSGTPGSVGGLYRDMGAQGGRPSLIARIPVARILGDPEEESWSPSLTNLEKVVVTDVTSNFLTVTIKESNTDQGFFKEKR, from the exons ATGGAGCTTTCAGCGGTGGGGGAGCGGGTGTTCGCGGCCGAAGCCCTCCTGAAGCGGCGCATCCGGAAA GGACGCATGGAATACCTCGTGAAATGGAAGGGCTGGTCGCAGAA gtacAGCACATGGGAACCCGAAGAAAACATCCTGGATGCTCGCCTGCTCGCAGCCTTTGAGGAAAG gGAGCGAGAGATGGAGCTGTATGGCCCCAAAAAACGAGGACCCAAACCCAAAACCTTTCTGCTCAAG GCCCAGGCCAAGGCAAAGGCCAAAACATACGAGTTCCGAAGTGACTCAGCCCGAGGCATTCGGATCCCCTACCCAGGCCGCTCACCCCAAGAACTGGCCTCTACTTCCCGGTCCCGTGAGGGCCTTCGGAACATGGGTCTTTCCCCACcgggaagcagcagcagcaccagcagcacctGCCGAGTGGAGCCCCCTCGGGACCGCGAGCGCGACCGGGAgcgagagagggagagggaacgAGAGCGGGAGCGTGAACGGGGCACCAGCCGTGCAGATGACAAACCCAGCTCGCCAGGTGACAGCTCCAAGAAGCGAGGTCCCAAGCCCCGGAAAGAGCTCCTAGACCCCTCACAAAGGCCCTTGGGAGAACCCAGTGATGGCCTCGGAGATTACCTCAAGGGCAGGAAGCTGGACGACACTGCTTCCGGGGCAGGAAAGTTCCCAGCTGGCCACAGCGTGATCCAGCTGGCTCGAAGGCAGGACTCGGACCTGGCCCAGTGTGGTGTGGCCAGCCCTAGCCCCGCTGAGGCCACAGGCAAGCTGGCTGTGGACACCTTTCCGGCCAGGGTCATAAAGCACAGGGCTGCCTTCCTGGAGGCCAAAGGCCAGGGCACCCTGGACCCTGGTGGCCCCCGGGTCAGGCACGGCTCAGGCACCCCTGGCTCTGTGGGGGGCTTGTATCGGGACATGGGGGCGCAAGGGGGAAGGCCCTCCCTCATCGCCAGAATCCCAGTGGCCAGAATCCTGGGGGACCCAGAGGAAGAATCCTGGAGCCCCTCTCTGACCAACTTGGAGAAGGTGGTGGTCACCGACGTGACCTCAAACTTTTTGACCGTCACCATTAAGGAAAGTAACACGGACCAAgggttttttaaagagaaaagatga
- the CBX2 gene encoding chromobox protein homolog 2 isoform X2: MSSCSRHSKLKESDAPSKSKSSSSSSSSTSSSSSSEEEEDSDLDAKRGPRGRETHPVPQKKAQILVAKPELKDPIRKKRGRKPLPPEQKAARRPVSLAKVLKTARKDLGAPAGKLPPPLSAPVAGLAALKAHAKEACGGPSAMATPENLASLMKGMAGSPSRGGISWQSSIVHYMNRMSQSQAQAAGRLALRAPATGKCSLGLDLKMRTQKGELGISPPGNKVPKTPSGAVEQKIGSTGGPPHVHSGNKVLAGCLGPQPAPPQELSLQVLDLQSVKNGTPAGGMVVRHAPATKGVPATNPATGKGAGGGPTAGSGTGLPTDVSKGEKLVSRAAAMPTPAGKRDCGKGSTAPGQEGHPTSGEARKTAALSEMSTGEENSSSDSDPDSASLPSAGQNLSVSVQTSQDWKPTRSLIEHVFVTDVTANLITVTVKESPTSVGFFNLRHY; encoded by the exons ATGTCCTCCTGCAGCCGACACTCCAAGCTCAAG GAATCTGACGCCCCTTCCAAATCTAAATCCAGcagctcttcctcttcctccacgtcctcctcttcctcctcagaggaagaggaggacagTGACCTAGATGCCAAGAGGGGCCCACGGGGCCGCGAGACTCACCCGGTGCCTCAAAAGAAGGCCCAGATCCTGGTAGCCAAGCCTGAACTGAAGGACCCCATCCGGAAGAAGCGGGGCCGCAAGCCCCTGCCCCCGGAGCAGAAGGCAGCCCGGAGGCCCGTGAGCCTGGCCAAGGTACTAAAGACGGCCCGGAAGGACCTGGGGGCACCCGCAGGCAAGCTGCCCCCTCCACTCAGCGCCCCTGTGGCCGGCCTGGCGGCCCTGAAGGCCCATGCCAAGGAGGCTTGTGGTGGCCCCAGTGCCATGGCCACCCCGGAGAACTTGGCCAGCCTGATGAAGGGCATGGCCGGCAGCCCCAGCCGTGGGGGCATCAGCTGGCAGAGCTCCATCGTGCACTACATGAACCGGATGAGCCAGAGCCAGGCCCAGGCTGCCGGCAGACTGGCCCTCAGGGCCCCAGCGACCGGCAAGTGCAGCCTCGGGCTGGACCTCAAGATGAGGACGCAGAAGGGGGAGCTGGGGATAAGCCCCCCAGGAAACAAAGTCCCAAAGACCCCGAGTGGAGCTGTAGAGCAGAAAATAGGGAGCACAGGAGGGCCCCCGCACGTCCACAGTGGCAACAAGGTCCTTGCTGGGTGCCTGGGCCCCCAGCCTGCACCCCCCCAGGAGCTAAGCCTCCAGGTCTTGGACTTACAGAGTGTCAAGAATGGCACGCCAGCAGGGGGCATGGTCGTCCGCCACGCCCCAGCCACCAAGGGCGTTCCTGCCACCAACCCAGCCACTGGGAAGGGTGCTGGGGGCGGCCCCACTGCAGGAAGTGGGACCGGCCTGCCCACCGATGTCAGCAAGGGTGAAAAGCTGGTCTCCAGAGCGGCCGCCATGCCCACCCCTGCAGGCAAGAGGGACTGTGGGAAGGGCAGCACGGCCCCCGGGCAGGAGGGCCACCCGACGTCAGGAGAAGCGCGGAAGACAGCTGCACTCTCTGAGATGAGTACCGGTGAGGAGAACAGCAGCTCCGACTCGGACCCTGACTCGGCCTCCCTGCCCAGCGCCGGGCAGAACCTCTCCGTGTCCGTCCAGACCAGCCAGGACTGGAAACCCACCCGCAGCCTCATCGAGCACGTCTTCGTCACCGACGTCACCGCCAACCTCATCACCGTTACGGTGAAGGAGTCTCCCACCAGTGTGGGCTTCTTCAACCTGAGACATTACTGA